One genomic window of Devosia salina includes the following:
- a CDS encoding LptF/LptG family permease: MINRIDIVVLTRLSSRIAATVFIFYGLIALVESLDTWRFNFVAEQRGLHMAIVMVAMSAVRWTIKTLPVTVLMGAILGLVDLKLRHELTVIKTSGISIWRVLRAPVLVLIAASFLIALGAETLSTQINRELAPTPPGQTAQLTPPGEIWLEQRGEGAHYVLMARNMSQGGALLADVTLFHLEGSDLPRLEAPEAILEAGQWRFPTATVRVPDGPARTLRDVLVPTTSRPAEISLKLASTEDMTFFELARLLQRGISDPSVRSATAMRLIKLLALPLVLTGSLLIAFAFTAGYNRRTQFGPAVLYGVVLGFIVFIITEMADRAGSTGVVDPVFAAVGPAVVAIVIGVSVLLRKEDGWT; this comes from the coding sequence ATGATCAATCGTATCGACATCGTCGTGCTGACGCGGCTTTCGAGCCGCATTGCGGCGACCGTGTTCATCTTCTACGGGCTGATCGCGCTGGTGGAGTCGCTCGACACCTGGCGCTTCAATTTCGTGGCCGAGCAACGCGGGCTGCATATGGCCATTGTGATGGTCGCGATGAGCGCGGTGCGCTGGACCATCAAGACCCTGCCGGTGACCGTGCTCATGGGCGCCATCCTGGGCCTGGTCGATCTCAAGCTGCGACACGAACTGACCGTCATCAAGACCAGCGGCATCTCGATCTGGCGGGTGCTGCGGGCGCCCGTCCTGGTGCTGATCGCCGCCAGCTTTCTGATTGCCCTGGGGGCGGAGACCCTCAGCACCCAGATCAATCGCGAGCTTGCCCCCACCCCGCCGGGCCAGACGGCCCAATTGACCCCGCCCGGCGAGATCTGGCTCGAGCAGCGTGGCGAAGGCGCACATTACGTACTCATGGCGCGCAATATGTCCCAGGGCGGCGCCTTGCTGGCCGATGTCACCCTGTTCCACCTCGAGGGAAGCGACCTGCCTCGGCTGGAGGCCCCGGAGGCCATTCTCGAAGCGGGCCAATGGCGCTTTCCGACAGCCACAGTGCGCGTACCGGACGGGCCGGCCCGGACACTGCGCGATGTTCTGGTGCCGACGACCTCGCGCCCGGCCGAGATCAGCCTCAAGCTGGCCTCGACCGAGGACATGACGTTTTTCGAATTGGCGCGATTGCTGCAGCGGGGGATCAGCGATCCTTCGGTCCGCTCGGCCACCGCCATGCGGCTGATCAAGCTCCTGGCGCTGCCGCTGGTGCTGACCGGGTCGCTGTTGATCGCCTTTGCCTTCACCGCCGGCTACAATCGCAGGACCCAGTTCGGCCCCGCCGTGCTCTACGGTGTCGTGTTGGGTTTCATCGTCTTCATCATCACCGAAATGGCGGACCGGGCGGGCTCGACGGGCGTCGTCGATCCCGTCTTCGCGGCTGTCGGGCCGGCCGTTGTCGCCATCGTGATCGGGGTCAGCGTGCTGCTGCGCAAGGAGGATGGCTGGACCTGA
- the rsmA gene encoding 16S rRNA (adenine(1518)-N(6)/adenine(1519)-N(6))-dimethyltransferase RsmA, which yields MSQIDNLPPLREVINVHGLRAKKELGQNFLLDLNLTARIARVGGSLEGVRVIEVGPGPGGLTRALLAEGAREVIAIERDARALPALAEISDAYPGRLTVIGGDAMEMDYRLLADGPTRIVANLPYNIGTQLLTGWLTMEPWPPFFESLTLMFQREVAERIVARPGDNHYGRLGVLAGWRTDARIAFNVSRQAFVPPPSVTSAVVHIVPKPVEEGLPVKLVEQVTKAAFGQRRKMVRQSLKSLGVSVEELLAAARLKGDERAEELPIEAFLAMARALPGLR from the coding sequence ATGAGCCAGATCGACAATCTTCCGCCGCTGCGCGAGGTCATCAATGTCCATGGGCTGCGTGCCAAGAAGGAGTTGGGCCAGAACTTTCTGCTCGACCTCAACCTGACAGCCCGCATCGCCCGTGTCGGCGGGTCGCTCGAGGGCGTGCGCGTCATCGAGGTGGGGCCGGGCCCCGGCGGTCTGACGCGCGCCCTGCTTGCCGAAGGCGCCCGCGAGGTCATCGCTATCGAACGCGACGCCCGGGCCCTGCCGGCACTGGCCGAAATCTCCGACGCCTATCCCGGCCGGCTCACGGTCATCGGCGGCGACGCGATGGAGATGGACTATCGCCTGCTGGCCGACGGTCCGACCCGGATCGTGGCCAATCTGCCCTATAATATCGGCACCCAGCTTCTCACCGGCTGGCTGACCATGGAGCCCTGGCCGCCCTTTTTCGAGAGCCTGACGCTGATGTTCCAGCGCGAGGTGGCCGAACGCATCGTCGCCAGGCCCGGCGACAATCACTATGGCCGCCTCGGCGTCCTTGCCGGCTGGCGGACCGATGCGCGCATCGCCTTCAATGTCTCGCGGCAGGCCTTCGTGCCGCCGCCCAGCGTGACCTCGGCCGTGGTGCATATCGTGCCCAAGCCTGTCGAGGAGGGTCTACCGGTGAAACTGGTCGAACAGGTCACCAAGGCCGCCTTCGGGCAACGCCGCAAGATGGTGCGGCAATCGCTGAAATCGCTGGGTGTTTCCGTGGAGGAACTGCTTGCGGCGGCCAGGCTTAAGGGCGACGAACGGGCCGAGGAACTGCCGATCGAGGCGTTCCTGGCCATGGCGCGGGCACTGCCGGGGCTGCGGTAA
- a CDS encoding DUF4344 domain-containing metallopeptidase, whose translation MKRTITAAAVGLLCLAIGSGAALGQDDENQILDDAMAFAMHDAAFTIYHEVGHMLVGELGLPVLGKEEDAVDTLATIWLLNDEDQDYAFNALIDASDGWYFNAVNSTGSGVDEFSYYDEHSLDIQRAYAMVCLMVGADPDNFGETADIYELAPEQQEDCAYTYEQAMASWGTLLASFEINGNESAPIEVVYDDAGEFEEFAQALKQDELLERAAAEIMGTYALPNPVTFRATQCGEANAFYDPSASEVTYCYELAAEMFNLYVYDIAGWGDTAN comes from the coding sequence ATGAAGCGAACAATCACGGCAGCGGCCGTCGGCTTGCTGTGCCTGGCAATCGGCTCCGGTGCGGCCCTGGGCCAGGATGACGAGAACCAGATCCTGGACGACGCCATGGCTTTTGCCATGCACGATGCTGCCTTCACCATCTATCATGAGGTGGGGCACATGCTGGTTGGCGAACTCGGCCTGCCCGTGCTGGGCAAGGAAGAGGACGCCGTCGACACGCTGGCGACCATCTGGCTGCTCAATGACGAGGACCAGGATTACGCCTTCAACGCGCTCATCGACGCCTCGGACGGCTGGTACTTCAACGCCGTCAACTCGACCGGCTCGGGTGTCGACGAGTTTTCCTATTATGACGAGCATAGCCTGGATATCCAGCGCGCCTATGCCATGGTCTGCCTGATGGTGGGGGCGGACCCTGATAATTTCGGGGAAACCGCCGACATCTATGAACTGGCCCCCGAGCAACAGGAGGACTGCGCCTATACCTATGAACAGGCGATGGCGTCCTGGGGCACCCTGCTCGCCTCATTCGAAATCAATGGCAACGAAAGCGCGCCGATCGAGGTGGTGTACGACGATGCCGGAGAATTTGAGGAATTCGCCCAGGCCCTCAAGCAGGACGAGTTGCTCGAGCGGGCGGCGGCCGAGATCATGGGCACCTATGCCCTGCCCAACCCCGTGACCTTCCGCGCCACCCAGTGCGGCGAGGCCAACGCCTTCTACGACCCTTCCGCCAGCGAAGTGACCTATTGCTACGAACTGGCTGCGGAGATGTTCAACCTCTACGTCTATGACATCGCCGGCTGGGGCGACACCGCCAATTGA
- the pdxA gene encoding 4-hydroxythreonine-4-phosphate dehydrogenase PdxA: MPAPLAVTMGEPAGIGPDLLLALYAQRVERQLPPFVVFGHVDFLRARAQRLGLNIDVIPADPYEGMKAFARALPVFPISGPIEDTPGEPSSDTGEAVIDSIERAVTAVQDGTCRAVVTAPIHKGVLYQAGFSYPGHTEFLAALCAHDGTAPLPVMMLAHEDLRAVPLTIHVPIKDVPGLINRKLILDTLRVMAHDLRQRFHIAAPRIAVAGLNPHAGEGGTIGREDVEIIGPAIADAVAEGIDAVGPLPGDTLFYPPHWRQYDAVLAMYHDQALIPIKTVAFDSGVNVTLGLPIVRTSPDHGTAFDLAGTGKASPSSFAAAIAMADQMTAPKP, from the coding sequence ATGCCAGCACCTCTAGCGGTGACCATGGGAGAGCCGGCCGGCATCGGGCCGGACCTATTGCTTGCGCTCTATGCGCAGCGCGTCGAGCGCCAGTTGCCGCCTTTCGTGGTGTTCGGGCATGTCGATTTTCTCAGGGCAAGGGCGCAGCGACTGGGGCTGAATATCGACGTCATTCCGGCCGATCCCTATGAGGGTATGAAGGCCTTTGCCCGCGCCCTGCCGGTGTTTCCGATAAGCGGCCCCATTGAGGACACGCCGGGTGAGCCAAGCAGCGACACCGGAGAGGCGGTGATAGACAGCATCGAGCGAGCAGTAACCGCCGTTCAGGATGGCACCTGCCGCGCCGTGGTCACGGCGCCGATCCACAAAGGTGTGCTCTACCAGGCAGGTTTCTCCTATCCCGGCCACACCGAGTTTCTGGCGGCACTTTGCGCTCATGACGGGACAGCCCCCCTGCCGGTCATGATGCTGGCCCATGAAGACCTGCGAGCCGTGCCGCTGACCATTCACGTGCCCATCAAGGACGTGCCCGGGCTGATCAACCGCAAGCTGATCCTCGATACGCTGCGCGTGATGGCGCATGACCTCAGGCAGCGATTTCACATCGCGGCGCCCCGTATCGCGGTGGCCGGGCTCAATCCGCATGCGGGCGAAGGCGGCACCATCGGGCGCGAGGATGTCGAGATCATTGGCCCGGCCATTGCCGATGCCGTGGCCGAGGGGATCGACGCCGTGGGTCCCCTGCCCGGCGATACGCTGTTCTATCCGCCGCACTGGCGGCAATACGACGCCGTGCTCGCCATGTATCACGACCAGGCACTGATCCCGATCAAGACGGTCGCCTTCGATTCCGGGGTCAATGTCACCCTGGGCCTGCCTATCGTGCGCACTTCGCCCGATCACGGCACCGCCTTCGACCTTGCCGGCACCGGCAAGGCCTCCCCTTCCAGCTTCGCCGCGGCCATCGCCATGGCGGACCAGATGACGGCGCCAAAGCCATGA
- a CDS encoding YitT family protein: MTPDLSTPSRHKLHEDIFAMLIGTMLVSLGIAFYAQVQLTTGSSAGLALLLQYITGIPFGWLFFAINLPFYGLAFLRMGWPFAVKTIASVALVSYFTSQIPGWIGIEQIHPLFAALVGGGLMGLGILSLFRHKASVGGINILALYLQDNFGIRAGYFQLGVDAVILVIAFFVLPFDRVLYSILGALVLNMIIALNHRPGRYVGFS; this comes from the coding sequence ATGACGCCGGATCTCTCGACGCCCAGCCGCCACAAGCTGCACGAGGATATCTTTGCCATGCTCATCGGCACCATGCTGGTGTCGCTGGGCATTGCCTTTTATGCGCAGGTGCAACTGACCACCGGCAGCAGTGCCGGCCTGGCACTGCTGCTGCAATACATCACCGGCATTCCCTTCGGCTGGCTGTTCTTTGCCATCAACCTGCCGTTCTACGGCCTGGCATTTCTGCGCATGGGCTGGCCCTTCGCGGTCAAGACCATCGCCAGCGTGGCGCTGGTCTCCTATTTCACAAGCCAGATCCCGGGCTGGATCGGCATCGAGCAGATCCATCCCCTGTTTGCCGCCCTGGTCGGGGGCGGGCTGATGGGGCTCGGCATCCTGTCGCTGTTCCGGCACAAGGCCAGCGTGGGTGGCATCAACATCCTGGCGCTCTATCTCCAGGACAATTTCGGCATCCGCGCCGGCTATTTCCAGCTTGGCGTCGATGCGGTCATCCTCGTCATCGCCTTCTTCGTCCTGCCCTTCGATCGCGTGCTCTATTCGATCCTCGGGGCGCTGGTGCTCAACATGATCATTGCCCTGAACCACCGGCCCGGGCGCTATGTCGGCTTCAGTTAG
- a CDS encoding cupin domain-containing protein gives MKAAAIIAELGLVRHPEGGWYVQTFEGAPGPDGRARSTAIYFLLEAGQVSHWHRVDAVEIWHWHAGAPLELRIAASGGVETGILGVDLAAGQRPQAIVPAHAWQSARSQGEWTLVSCTVAPGFRFEGFELAAPGWEPVGFTKPA, from the coding sequence ATGAAGGCCGCGGCGATCATCGCTGAACTCGGCCTCGTCCGGCATCCGGAAGGCGGCTGGTATGTGCAGACTTTCGAGGGCGCGCCCGGCCCGGACGGCCGGGCTCGCTCCACGGCGATCTATTTCCTGCTCGAAGCCGGCCAGGTGTCGCATTGGCACCGGGTCGATGCCGTGGAAATCTGGCACTGGCACGCCGGGGCGCCACTGGAGCTCCGCATCGCGGCCTCCGGAGGCGTTGAGACCGGCATTCTGGGCGTTGACCTGGCCGCCGGGCAGCGCCCGCAGGCGATCGTGCCGGCACATGCCTGGCAATCCGCCCGGAGCCAGGGCGAGTGGACCTTGGTGAGTTGCACGGTGGCGCCCGGCTTCCGCTTCGAAGGTTTTGAGCTGGCCGCGCCTGGATGGGAGCCTGTCGGCTTCACCAAACCGGCATGA
- a CDS encoding peptidylprolyl isomerase — translation MTFSDLRRALGAMFIGLALAFIPAVPAMAATVVTVNGEPISDVQVDQRLRLFRMEGNNTGRNGALEQLITEAIQIQEAKRLGINVSNAQVDEALLQIARNLNVSRDKLQQMLQQGGVSSATLQDRLRAAIAWNGVTEAVVAPQVQVSELELDQQAAQQIADFQKFDYILKEVVFIGGGGRSGQANRYRSSFAGCDTAVELSLAYTDVAVVDIGRRHATQIPDPIAKELAGLNVGGITKPRAVENGLSMLAVCEKVQAEDLTFVKGGLREDAGGDAMAAETKAYLERLRSQAKIIYQ, via the coding sequence ATGACCTTTTCAGACCTCCGGCGCGCCTTGGGCGCGATGTTCATCGGCCTCGCGCTGGCATTCATCCCGGCCGTCCCGGCCATGGCCGCCACCGTGGTGACGGTGAATGGGGAGCCGATCAGCGACGTGCAGGTCGACCAGCGCCTGCGCCTGTTCCGCATGGAAGGCAATAATACCGGCCGCAATGGTGCGCTGGAGCAATTGATCACCGAGGCGATCCAGATCCAGGAAGCCAAGCGTCTCGGGATCAACGTGTCCAACGCGCAGGTCGACGAGGCCCTGCTGCAGATCGCCCGCAATCTCAATGTCAGCCGCGACAAGCTGCAGCAGATGCTGCAACAGGGCGGCGTCAGCTCTGCGACCCTGCAGGATCGCCTGCGCGCTGCAATCGCGTGGAACGGTGTAACCGAGGCCGTCGTGGCACCGCAGGTGCAGGTCTCCGAGCTTGAGCTGGACCAGCAGGCGGCCCAGCAGATCGCCGATTTCCAGAAGTTCGACTATATCCTCAAGGAAGTGGTGTTTATCGGCGGCGGTGGCCGCTCGGGCCAGGCCAATCGCTACCGCTCCAGCTTTGCCGGCTGCGACACGGCGGTCGAACTCTCGCTGGCCTATACCGACGTCGCCGTTGTCGATATCGGCCGCCGCCACGCCACTCAGATACCTGACCCGATCGCCAAGGAACTGGCGGGGCTCAATGTTGGCGGCATCACCAAGCCGCGGGCGGTGGAGAATGGTCTTTCCATGCTGGCAGTCTGCGAGAAAGTGCAGGCCGAGGACCTGACCTTCGTCAAGGGCGGACTGCGCGAGGATGCCGGCGGCGACGCCATGGCCGCGGAAACCAAGGCCTATCTCGAACGCCTGCGCAGCCAGGCCAAGATCATCTACCAGTAG
- a CDS encoding DNA polymerase III subunit chi, with the protein MAEVLFYHLETRPLEAVMPLLLEKTLERGWRAVVEVGSRERAEALDAHLWSYRDDSFLAHGLAGEETDPLQPILITTGSDNANGASVRFFADGAVPQSGEGYVRLVYLFSGHDPEAVAAARQAWKLLRADNDVTYWQQEANGRWVKKA; encoded by the coding sequence ATGGCTGAAGTCTTGTTCTATCATCTCGAAACCCGCCCGCTCGAGGCCGTCATGCCGCTCCTGCTCGAAAAGACGCTGGAGCGCGGCTGGCGCGCAGTGGTGGAGGTGGGCTCGCGCGAACGCGCTGAGGCACTCGATGCACATCTGTGGTCCTATCGCGACGACAGCTTCCTTGCCCACGGTCTTGCCGGGGAAGAGACCGACCCGCTCCAGCCCATCCTGATCACGACCGGCTCCGACAATGCCAATGGCGCCTCGGTGCGTTTTTTCGCCGATGGCGCGGTGCCGCAATCGGGCGAGGGCTATGTGCGCCTGGTCTACCTGTTTTCCGGCCACGACCCGGAGGCCGTGGCAGCGGCCCGCCAGGCCTGGAAGCTGCTGCGCGCCGACAATGACGTCACGTACTGGCAGCAGGAGGCCAATGGCCGCTGGGTGAAGAAGGCATGA
- a CDS encoding MFS transporter, protein MTTPAIRRGTPAFLRANIAFFLSAFSVFASLYSVQPLLPMFAQYWVRDAGTASLALSATTATMAVALIPASMLADRLGRRRLIVGALIVTALLGILLPFTQIWWQLITLRTLMGVSLAGIPAVAMVYLSEEMDPDALGFSMGLYIGGTAIGGMAGRVISGVLSDWLGWRLGTGILAGLILLAALAVAILLPKPRQLVRDPIGLAELWRRCRASFDDVALPWLFASAFLLMGGFVTLYNYAGFRLALPPFALSHSAIAAIFLVYLLGSASSTWAGGLSQRLGRRKVFWALVALMGAGMAVTMIDDTLVIILGLAISTMGFFAAHGIASAWVTRRARTGKAQASAIYLVAYYLGASILGTLGGYAWTAWGWPGVMLVSGGAAALALLVAVRLVFVAPLPVPESPVKSSIGA, encoded by the coding sequence ATGACCACTCCCGCCATCCGTCGCGGCACGCCGGCATTCCTCCGCGCCAACATCGCCTTTTTCCTCTCGGCCTTCTCGGTCTTTGCCTCGCTCTACTCGGTGCAGCCGCTACTGCCCATGTTTGCGCAATATTGGGTGCGCGATGCCGGCACGGCCTCGCTGGCCCTCTCGGCAACCACGGCCACCATGGCCGTCGCGCTAATCCCGGCCAGCATGCTGGCCGATCGGCTGGGGCGGCGCCGGCTGATCGTCGGCGCGCTGATCGTCACCGCGCTGCTGGGCATCCTGCTGCCTTTCACGCAGATCTGGTGGCAATTGATCACATTGCGCACGCTGATGGGTGTGTCGCTGGCCGGTATTCCCGCCGTGGCCATGGTCTACCTCTCAGAGGAGATGGACCCGGATGCGCTGGGCTTTTCCATGGGCCTCTATATCGGCGGCACCGCCATTGGCGGCATGGCAGGCCGCGTCATATCCGGCGTGCTCTCGGACTGGCTGGGCTGGCGCCTCGGCACAGGTATCCTGGCGGGACTGATCCTTCTCGCCGCCCTCGCCGTTGCCATCCTGCTGCCCAAGCCACGGCAGCTCGTGCGCGATCCGATTGGTCTTGCGGAGCTTTGGCGTCGCTGCCGGGCCAGCTTTGACGATGTTGCACTGCCCTGGCTGTTCGCCAGCGCTTTCCTGCTCATGGGCGGCTTCGTCACGCTCTACAATTATGCCGGCTTCCGGCTGGCCTTGCCGCCCTTTGCGCTGAGCCATTCGGCCATTGCCGCGATTTTCCTCGTCTATCTCCTGGGCAGCGCCAGCTCGACCTGGGCGGGCGGGCTGTCGCAGCGACTGGGTCGGCGCAAGGTGTTCTGGGCACTGGTGGCGTTGATGGGGGCCGGCATGGCCGTTACCATGATCGACGATACCCTCGTCATCATCCTCGGTCTCGCCATCTCCACCATGGGCTTCTTTGCCGCCCATGGTATCGCCAGCGCCTGGGTCACACGCCGCGCCCGCACCGGCAAGGCGCAGGCCTCGGCAATTTATCTCGTCGCCTACTATCTCGGCGCATCGATCCTGGGCACGCTCGGCGGTTATGCCTGGACGGCCTGGGGCTGGCCTGGTGTCATGCTGGTCAGCGGCGGCGCGGCGGCGTTGGCTTTGCTGGTGGCTGTGAGGCTGGTATTCGTGGCGCCCTTGCCGGTGCCAGAGAGCCCAGTGAAATCATCGATAGGGGCTTAG
- a CDS encoding DUF4344 domain-containing metallopeptidase yields the protein MYRLLIALLCLPFLASTAPAQELHPQAYELAELRGDISPEEAEIALELMFRHIAYVLHHEVGHLLINELDLPVLGWEEDAADSLSTLLLIWGDSEDAFRTLDSAIYGWVLGHERGGMPGADRLADEHSLDLQRAYHSVCMMIGADAEIYTPIADKLNMPEARRQRCPGEFNRLQRSWDAVLEPHRRPEGQAESVVHAVWLDPDEDTAPYASLLRDEGLIDMAAAQLADAFHIPREVGLVGRNCGHPNAYYVPDYARVDLCYELAALSFHMFADDIVARRQQAAEARLPASAPAN from the coding sequence ATGTATCGTTTGCTGATAGCGCTTTTGTGCCTGCCTTTCCTTGCCTCCACCGCCCCGGCGCAGGAGTTGCACCCCCAGGCCTATGAACTGGCCGAACTGCGTGGCGACATCTCGCCGGAAGAAGCCGAGATTGCCCTGGAACTGATGTTCCGCCATATCGCCTATGTGCTGCATCACGAGGTGGGGCACCTGCTGATCAACGAACTCGACCTGCCGGTGCTTGGCTGGGAAGAAGACGCGGCGGACTCGCTCTCGACGCTGCTGCTGATCTGGGGCGACTCCGAAGATGCCTTCCGGACCCTGGATTCGGCCATCTATGGCTGGGTGCTTGGGCACGAGCGCGGCGGCATGCCGGGCGCCGATCGCCTGGCCGACGAGCATAGCCTCGATCTGCAGCGGGCGTATCACTCGGTGTGCATGATGATTGGCGCAGATGCTGAAATCTACACGCCCATCGCCGACAAACTGAACATGCCGGAGGCGCGTCGCCAGCGTTGCCCGGGTGAATTCAATCGCCTGCAGCGGAGCTGGGACGCGGTCCTGGAGCCGCATCGTCGCCCCGAAGGTCAGGCGGAAAGCGTGGTGCACGCCGTCTGGCTCGACCCGGACGAGGACACAGCCCCTTACGCCTCGCTGCTCAGGGACGAAGGCTTGATCGATATGGCAGCCGCGCAGCTGGCCGATGCCTTCCACATTCCCCGTGAAGTCGGGCTGGTGGGCCGGAACTGCGGCCACCCCAACGCCTATTATGTCCCCGACTATGCGCGGGTCGACCTTTGCTACGAGTTGGCAGCGCTCTCGTTCCACATGTTCGCCGATGACATCGTGGCCAGGCGCCAGCAGGCGGCCGAGGCGCGGCTCCCTGCATCAGCGCCGGCTAACTGA
- a CDS encoding DUF4344 domain-containing metallopeptidase — protein MTRLPALILALILSLSALPAAGQDLSGLTKQERADTLRFAVNNGLFTLYHEVAHLLIDRMQLPVLGKEEDAADNFATWVLLHKNTPEANQTLEDAARGWVLTGKSYGDYFGDEDYASGYSPDQHRATQIVCLMVGADGAAFRRVANAYNIPAERQHTCLYDYELVDRTLGGLLSPAGSGSRVDVTYHDGGHRLRLAERVFRGSAIFDTVAEELRRGYRLDGRVKFTARRCGESNAFYDPATTEIIFCYELMADFMQLYVDELPRRSRD, from the coding sequence ATGACCCGCCTGCCTGCCCTGATCCTTGCTTTGATCCTGTCGCTCTCTGCCCTGCCCGCTGCGGGGCAGGACCTGTCTGGCCTCACCAAGCAGGAACGGGCCGATACGCTGCGCTTTGCCGTGAACAATGGCCTGTTCACGCTCTACCACGAAGTGGCCCATCTGCTGATCGACCGGATGCAACTGCCGGTATTGGGCAAGGAAGAGGATGCTGCGGACAATTTTGCCACTTGGGTGCTGCTGCACAAGAACACGCCCGAGGCCAACCAGACGCTGGAAGACGCCGCGCGCGGCTGGGTGCTGACCGGCAAGAGCTATGGCGACTATTTCGGCGACGAGGACTATGCCTCGGGCTACAGCCCCGACCAGCACCGGGCCACGCAGATTGTCTGCCTGATGGTCGGTGCCGATGGCGCGGCCTTCCGGCGCGTCGCCAATGCCTACAACATTCCCGCCGAACGGCAGCACACCTGCCTTTACGACTATGAGCTTGTTGACCGGACCTTGGGCGGCCTCCTCTCTCCCGCGGGGTCGGGGAGCCGCGTGGACGTCACCTACCATGATGGCGGTCACCGGCTGCGGCTGGCGGAAAGGGTTTTTCGCGGCAGCGCCATCTTCGACACCGTCGCCGAGGAGTTGCGCCGGGGCTATCGGCTGGATGGTCGGGTAAAATTCACGGCGCGGCGGTGCGGAGAATCCAATGCCTTCTATGACCCCGCGACAACCGAGATTATCTTCTGCTATGAGCTGATGGCGGACTTCATGCAGCTCTATGTGGACGAGCTGCCGCGGCGCAGCCGCGATTGA
- a CDS encoding LptF/LptG family permease, whose translation MRRLTRYLTRLFATDAMILFGIVCFLLWLVNCLRSFDVVSVKGQGFGTLALQALYTMPPLALSFFYICVGIGVVRALTALQTSHELHIIHTSNGMSGLWRATAATSAVAIVAVLLLAHVIEPLANRQLNQLSAEVAADLVSSTLKPRRFTQVTPGVILLIGGRADGGVITEFFADDRRDPETRRTYIAASAKVLGVGEDYVLELNDGTLQYTEADGRYSEIRFSSYNVSVESLAQQTLQVDELAEMDSFSLIDRALNQTGWQPAIVQRLLDRSAEALRVLGLVLLVVAIAGFPSGNRTRLKLPLEAIVMVLAFGERGISAYSPLGSGTGAIILIVLAVTVLAVRTWPRRVIAEAAA comes from the coding sequence ATGAGACGCCTGACGCGCTACCTGACGAGGCTGTTTGCCACCGATGCCATGATTCTGTTTGGGATCGTGTGTTTCCTGCTCTGGCTGGTCAATTGCCTGCGCTCATTCGACGTCGTCTCGGTCAAGGGGCAAGGCTTCGGGACGCTGGCCCTGCAGGCGCTCTACACCATGCCGCCGCTGGCCCTGTCCTTCTTCTATATCTGCGTCGGCATCGGCGTGGTGCGGGCGCTGACGGCGCTCCAGACCAGCCATGAGCTCCACATCATCCACACCAGCAACGGCATGTCGGGGCTGTGGCGGGCAACGGCCGCCACGAGCGCCGTGGCCATCGTTGCGGTGCTGCTGCTGGCGCATGTGATCGAGCCGCTGGCCAATCGCCAGCTCAACCAGCTCTCGGCGGAAGTCGCGGCGGACCTGGTCAGCTCGACGCTCAAGCCGCGCCGTTTCACCCAGGTCACACCCGGGGTGATCCTGCTCATCGGCGGCCGCGCCGATGGCGGGGTGATCACCGAATTCTTCGCCGACGATCGGCGCGATCCTGAAACACGGCGGACCTATATAGCCGCCTCGGCCAAGGTTCTGGGCGTGGGCGAGGACTATGTGCTCGAGCTCAACGACGGGACGCTGCAATATACCGAGGCCGACGGTCGCTACTCGGAAATTCGCTTCTCCAGCTACAATGTCAGCGTGGAGAGCCTGGCGCAGCAGACGCTGCAGGTCGACGAGCTCGCGGAGATGGACAGCTTCAGCCTGATCGACCGCGCCCTTAACCAGACGGGCTGGCAGCCTGCCATCGTCCAGCGTCTGCTCGATCGTTCGGCCGAGGCGCTGCGGGTGCTGGGCCTGGTGCTGCTGGTGGTGGCGATTGCCGGATTTCCCAGCGGCAACCGCACGCGTCTCAAGCTGCCGCTCGAGGCTATCGTCATGGTGCTCGCCTTCGGGGAACGCGGCATCAGCGCCTATAGTCCGCTGGGCAGTGGCACCGGCGCCATCATCCTCATCGTCCTGGCCGTGACCGTGCTGGCCGTCCGTACCTGGCCTCGCCGGGTGATTGCGGAGGCAGCGGCATGA